CAGCCTGAACGTCAGGGTGACGCTTGAGGTAGCTGCCGGTGGCAATGCGTCGCACCACCAGCTCCAGCTGGATCATACGCACCCGGCGTGCCCGGAAGGTCACGTCGTCGACATGACCCCGATAGTGGGTAGGGATGTCGTTGAGCATCAGCAACGCGAAGACGTTGCAGGTGGTCCGGGTGCTGCACGCGGCCTTGCCGGTCAGTAGCTCATGACGCTCACCATCACCAGCGGTGATGTCGTCCTTGCTACGGATGAGCACCTCGCCGTGACCGTTGTCCAGAATGACCTTGGTCTTGCCTTCTGCCAGCACGGTCTGTGTCATGCCTTGAACTCCTTGATGTCGATACGGAACTGGGCCGGCTTGGCCGTGGAGTCCAGATACTCCAGAAGCTTCTGCAGACGCAGATCGTTGCCGATGCTCAGCACCTGGCAGGCCATGATGGCTGCTTGCTTCAGGCCCACCCTGCCAACACCAGCCGTGGCCACAGGCACGCCAGGTGGCATGTACAGGCACGAGTCGATGCCGTCTTCGTCCATCGGCACACCGATGACCAGCCGAGCCATCCGGGTATGAGCAGCCAGAGCACCGGGCAAGGCAGCTGCCATGCCGGCAACCCCGATGTACACCCGAGCACCCTCAGCCACACCCGCACTGGTGAATTCCGCCAGCTCAGCGGCGTTGCGGTGGGCCGAGCAGACGTTGACCTCGTAGTACTCATGCCCGATGACCGCGTCTAGAATGCTAAACATCCCGGAATCTCTCATGCGTGGCACATCGCTCACA
This sequence is a window from Verrucomicrobiia bacterium. Protein-coding genes within it:
- a CDS encoding AIR carboxylase family protein, encoding MIELQIVAGSVSDVPRMRDSGMFSILDAVIGHEYYEVNVCSAHRNAAELAEFTSAGVAEGARVYIGVAGMAAALPGALAAHTRMARLVIGVPMDEDGIDSCLYMPPGVPVATAGVGRVGLKQAAIMACQVLSIGNDLRLQKLLEYLDSTAKPAQFRIDIKEFKA